From Pseudodesulfovibrio alkaliphilus, one genomic window encodes:
- the metW gene encoding methionine biosynthesis protein MetW — translation MRFDLQVIASWIEPGARVLDLGCRTGSLLDHLRREKSIRGTGIEIDEQAAGEAIAKGLSVIHGDIYEEIGDYPDSAFDQVILSQTLQQVHDPARLIRDMLRVGRRCIVSFPNFTHIGNRMQMFFTGRAPVSRELPYQWYDTPNIRVIPITDFRRFCRDIGVPIVREVAISTHHHDTRGRVITVLPNLLATFGIFMLGRHDQANETPGS, via the coding sequence ATGCGCTTTGATCTCCAGGTCATCGCCTCCTGGATCGAGCCAGGGGCGCGGGTGCTGGACCTCGGCTGCCGCACCGGCTCGCTCCTCGACCATCTGCGCCGGGAAAAGTCCATCCGCGGCACCGGGATCGAGATCGACGAACAGGCTGCGGGCGAAGCCATCGCCAAGGGGCTCTCGGTCATCCACGGCGACATCTACGAGGAGATCGGGGACTACCCGGACAGCGCCTTTGACCAAGTCATCCTCTCCCAGACCCTGCAACAGGTCCACGACCCCGCCCGGCTGATTCGCGACATGCTGCGAGTGGGCCGACGGTGCATCGTCTCGTTTCCCAACTTCACCCACATCGGCAACCGGATGCAGATGTTCTTCACCGGCCGCGCCCCTGTATCCCGCGAGCTGCCCTACCAATGGTACGACACGCCCAACATCCGGGTCATCCCCATCACGGACTTCCGGCGCTTCTGCCGCGACATCGGCGTACCCATCGTCAGGGAGGTGGCCATCTCCACCCACCACCACGACACCCGGGGGCGGGTCATCACCGTCCTGCCCAACCTGCTGGCCACCTTCGGCATATTCATGCTCGGCAGGCACGATCAGGCGAACGAAACACCCGGTTCATAG
- a CDS encoding mechanosensitive ion channel family protein has product MEQLDRVIAFLGQWLNANVLNWLMAVQWGLVAGSLVLAALLWRRVGRKASRWVEANVPGALARSLLTALLGVGASVFFLMLLRVWVAAFAAAGLSPWLLHAASDLAVAWIAIKLLTGMMASRSLARAAALAVWAVAAMSVFGLLSPITDFLQSLSFSVGDSTFTALGAVKGLLLAGICLQAAAVAARFAEGRIQTLADLSPSLQTLLVKAVKVALFTTAILFAMSSVGIDLTSLAIFSSALGVGIGFGLKTIISNYVAGVLLLLDNSIKPGDTVEVGDVFGVVRGMHSRYTTILTRDGKEYLVPNEQLISGEVVNWTHSDTNVRLKISVGVAYESDVEKALALLEESAREVPRVLRDPAPAARLMGFGDSSVDLQLRVWIADAEKGLANVRSDVLRAVWKRFHEHGVAFPFPQRDVLLKPGSRLEVALDRPGRTGTGGGDT; this is encoded by the coding sequence ATGGAGCAGCTTGACCGCGTCATCGCCTTTCTCGGCCAATGGCTCAATGCCAACGTGCTCAACTGGCTGATGGCCGTGCAGTGGGGCCTGGTGGCCGGAAGCCTCGTCCTGGCCGCGCTCCTGTGGCGCAGGGTCGGACGAAAAGCCTCCAGATGGGTGGAGGCCAACGTGCCCGGCGCCCTTGCGCGTTCCCTCCTCACGGCACTGCTCGGGGTGGGGGCCAGCGTTTTCTTCCTCATGCTGCTGCGCGTCTGGGTTGCGGCCTTTGCCGCTGCCGGGCTTTCGCCCTGGCTGCTCCATGCGGCCAGCGATCTCGCCGTGGCCTGGATCGCCATCAAACTGCTCACGGGCATGATGGCCAGCCGCTCCCTGGCCCGGGCCGCGGCCCTGGCCGTCTGGGCCGTGGCTGCCATGAGCGTTTTCGGCCTACTCTCACCCATCACGGACTTTCTGCAAAGTCTAAGCTTTTCGGTGGGGGACAGCACCTTCACCGCCTTGGGAGCCGTCAAGGGCCTCCTCCTGGCCGGGATATGTCTCCAGGCAGCGGCCGTGGCCGCCCGTTTTGCCGAGGGACGCATCCAGACCCTGGCCGATCTCTCCCCCTCGTTGCAGACCTTGCTGGTCAAGGCCGTCAAGGTGGCCCTGTTCACCACGGCCATCCTCTTCGCCATGTCCAGCGTGGGCATCGACCTGACCAGCCTGGCCATCTTCTCCAGCGCCCTTGGCGTAGGCATCGGCTTCGGCCTCAAGACGATCATCTCCAACTACGTGGCCGGGGTGCTCCTGCTCCTCGACAACTCCATCAAGCCCGGCGACACCGTGGAGGTGGGCGACGTGTTCGGCGTGGTGCGCGGCATGCACAGCCGCTACACAACCATCCTGACCCGCGACGGCAAGGAATATCTCGTCCCCAACGAGCAGCTCATTTCGGGCGAGGTGGTCAACTGGACCCACTCCGACACCAACGTCCGCCTGAAGATTTCCGTGGGCGTTGCCTACGAGAGCGACGTGGAAAAAGCCCTGGCCCTGCTTGAAGAGTCGGCCCGCGAGGTACCCCGCGTACTGCGCGACCCGGCTCCGGCGGCCCGGCTGATGGGCTTTGGCGACAGTTCGGTGGACCTGCAGTTGCGCGTCTGGATCGCTGACGCGGAAAAGGGGCTGGCCAACGTGCGCAGCGACGTGCTGCGGGCCGTGTGGAAACGCTTTCACGAACACGGCGTGGCGTTCCCCTTCCCGCAGCGCGACGTGCTCCTCAAACCGGGCTCCAGGCTGGAAGTAGCCCTGGACCGACCGGGCAGAACCGGCACAGGGGGCGGCGACACCTGA
- a CDS encoding tetratricopeptide repeat protein yields the protein MAEVHQYDQIVREFLERGVIVYLSDDALFVRALRNIVGRVIGSRGDVLFSYAQSQAAMDKCLELRDAQVPCVVFVERMLAERPTTDFILRLRREFPDVRMVVLTWEATRETVAYFFELGVSRVLVKPASANRVIEDLASAINPPSVLKKQMDRCEGLLRVREYDKALEVTDRILLLKPDSARGLVMRGDALLGIGETDKAVQAYMAAHESRPIFMAPLVKLADVFVQMEDERALAYMKQLDEISPLNPERKIEIARQHLLRDEPEQAEVYLDQSVDVAEREQLSIAGDLTERIVDAVAGRAPELAVKYLQRVLGGKRVLGRDDLAHFNRLGIILRGQGKWREAVDVYERALGIVRDDPAVHYNMGLAYWEGGERMTALSCFEAALALDQAFFTGSVGVALNLGSLYLDLRRYDDAVPFFEHVLILDPENATARRRLKRAQNRVPPAGRSRDGQEREAGGGYDVDALAAKQAKGKKGSGKGDAKGKKGAGGKTFRFDL from the coding sequence CCGCGTCATAGGCTCCAGGGGGGACGTGCTTTTTTCTTATGCCCAGTCCCAGGCGGCCATGGACAAGTGCCTGGAGTTGCGCGATGCGCAGGTGCCCTGCGTGGTCTTTGTGGAGCGCATGCTGGCCGAGCGGCCGACCACGGATTTCATCCTGCGCCTTCGGCGCGAGTTTCCCGATGTGCGTATGGTCGTGCTCACCTGGGAGGCCACACGCGAGACCGTGGCCTACTTCTTCGAGCTGGGCGTCAGCCGGGTGCTGGTCAAGCCCGCTTCGGCCAACAGGGTCATCGAGGACCTGGCCTCGGCCATCAACCCGCCCTCTGTCCTCAAGAAGCAGATGGACCGCTGCGAGGGACTGCTCAGGGTCCGCGAATACGACAAGGCCCTGGAAGTGACCGACCGCATCCTGCTGCTCAAGCCGGACAGCGCCCGGGGGCTGGTCATGCGCGGCGACGCCCTCTTGGGCATCGGCGAGACAGACAAGGCGGTCCAGGCATATATGGCCGCCCACGAGAGCCGCCCCATTTTCATGGCCCCGCTGGTCAAGCTGGCCGATGTCTTTGTCCAGATGGAGGACGAGCGCGCCCTGGCTTACATGAAGCAGCTCGACGAGATCAGCCCTCTCAATCCCGAGCGCAAGATAGAGATCGCCCGGCAGCATCTGCTGCGCGACGAGCCCGAGCAGGCTGAGGTCTATCTGGATCAGAGCGTGGATGTGGCCGAACGGGAGCAGTTGAGCATCGCAGGCGACCTGACCGAGCGCATCGTGGACGCAGTGGCCGGACGCGCCCCGGAGTTGGCCGTCAAGTATCTGCAGCGGGTGCTGGGCGGCAAGCGGGTGCTGGGCCGCGACGATCTCGCCCACTTCAACCGCCTGGGCATCATCCTGCGCGGCCAGGGCAAGTGGCGGGAGGCCGTGGATGTTTACGAAAGGGCGCTGGGCATTGTCCGCGACGACCCGGCCGTCCACTACAACATGGGCTTGGCCTACTGGGAGGGCGGCGAGCGGATGACCGCCCTGAGCTGCTTCGAGGCGGCCCTTGCCCTGGATCAGGCGTTTTTCACTGGCAGCGTGGGCGTTGCCCTGAACCTCGGCTCCCTCTACCTTGACCTGCGCCGCTATGACGACGCGGTTCCCTTCTTTGAACACGTCCTTATCCTGGACCCCGAAAATGCCACGGCCCGGCGGCGGCTCAAGCGAGCGCAAAACCGCGTGCCCCCGGCGGGCAGGAGCCGCGACGGACAGGAAAGGGAGGCGGGCGGCGGGTATGATGTGGACGCCCTGGCCGCAAAACAGGCCAAGGGCAAAAAAGGCAGCGGAAAGGGGGACGCAAAGGGGAAGAAGGGGGCCGGGGGCAAGACCTTTCGTTTCGATCTATGA
- a CDS encoding rhodanese-like domain-containing protein, with the protein MRKLWIAIILVGGFLLWDVGWWLGFGVSPMSPRELKLAVNEGRAPVIIDVRTRSEFESFHIPGAINVPYPAPLAELASVSPDPTRAVVVVCLTGHRSPPVAEQLHQGGYTAVTNLTWGMLAWKLFGGETASGP; encoded by the coding sequence ATGCGCAAGTTGTGGATAGCCATTATCCTGGTGGGCGGGTTCCTGCTGTGGGACGTGGGCTGGTGGCTGGGCTTCGGCGTATCGCCCATGAGTCCGAGGGAGCTGAAACTGGCGGTCAACGAGGGCCGCGCCCCGGTAATCATCGACGTGCGCACCCGCTCCGAATTCGAGTCCTTCCACATCCCCGGTGCCATCAACGTGCCCTATCCGGCACCCCTGGCCGAACTGGCCTCGGTCTCCCCGGACCCGACCAGGGCCGTGGTGGTGGTCTGCCTGACCGGCCACCGCTCCCCGCCCGTGGCAGAGCAACTGCACCAGGGCGGATACACCGCCGTGACCAACCTCACCTGGGGCATGCTCGCCTGGAAGCTCTTCGGCGGCGAGACGGCCTCGGGACCTTAA
- the metX gene encoding homoserine O-acetyltransferase MetX translates to MSEYIDDLDAGPGVGLVEKRFFSFGSADEPLVLESGRSLGPVTLAFETCGTLNEARDNAVLVCHALTGDSHVAGRYHQDDPKPGWWDIMVGPGRPIDTDKYFVICSNVLGGCMGSTGPTSLDPAEDSRQGTPYGTRFPVVTIGDMVRCQRRLIDHLGIERLLAVAGGSVGGMQVLEWSVRYPERVCAALPLATTSKHSAQAIAFNEVARQAIMADPAWMGGDYHATGRPEHGLAVARMIGHITYLSDQSMRDKFDRRLQDRCELSFDFEADFQVESYLRYQGNKFVNRFDANSFLYLTKAADYFNLENQHGDGSLVAAFAKARCRYLVVSFTSDWLYPTYQSRDMVKAMKKNGLDVSFCEIEAPWGHDAFLLPNARLDALISGFLGRVKEQCAAGECDAVGTGGTGAGCAPAGTGGCHAL, encoded by the coding sequence ATGAGCGAGTATATCGACGATCTTGACGCCGGGCCGGGTGTGGGTCTTGTGGAGAAGAGGTTCTTCTCCTTCGGCTCCGCGGATGAGCCCCTGGTGCTGGAGAGCGGGCGCTCGCTGGGACCAGTGACCCTGGCCTTTGAGACCTGCGGCACCCTGAACGAGGCCAGGGACAACGCCGTGCTGGTCTGCCACGCCCTGACCGGAGATTCGCACGTGGCCGGGCGCTACCACCAGGACGACCCCAAGCCCGGATGGTGGGACATCATGGTCGGCCCGGGCAGGCCCATCGACACGGACAAGTACTTCGTCATCTGCTCCAACGTACTCGGCGGGTGCATGGGCTCCACCGGCCCCACCTCCCTGGACCCTGCCGAAGACAGCCGACAGGGCACCCCTTACGGCACCCGCTTTCCCGTGGTCACCATTGGCGACATGGTCCGCTGCCAGCGCAGGCTGATCGACCACCTGGGCATCGAACGGCTGCTGGCCGTGGCGGGCGGCTCGGTGGGCGGAATGCAGGTGCTGGAGTGGTCGGTGCGCTACCCGGAGCGCGTCTGCGCGGCCCTTCCCCTGGCCACCACCTCCAAGCACTCGGCCCAGGCCATCGCCTTCAACGAGGTGGCCCGGCAGGCGATCATGGCCGACCCGGCCTGGATGGGCGGCGACTACCATGCCACGGGCCGCCCCGAGCACGGGCTGGCCGTGGCCCGGATGATCGGCCACATCACCTACCTCTCGGACCAGTCCATGCGCGACAAGTTTGACCGCAGGCTTCAGGACAGATGCGAATTGTCCTTTGATTTCGAGGCGGATTTCCAGGTGGAGAGCTATCTGCGCTACCAGGGAAACAAGTTCGTCAACCGTTTCGACGCCAACAGCTTCCTCTATCTGACCAAGGCCGCCGACTACTTCAACCTTGAGAACCAGCACGGCGACGGCTCGCTGGTGGCCGCCTTTGCCAAGGCCCGCTGCCGCTATCTTGTGGTCTCCTTCACCTCGGACTGGCTCTACCCCACCTACCAGTCACGCGACATGGTCAAGGCCATGAAGAAGAACGGGCTGGATGTGAGCTTTTGCGAGATAGAGGCCCCCTGGGGGCACGACGCCTTCCTGTTGCCCAACGCCCGGCTCGATGCGCTCATTTCCGGGTTTCTGGGGCGGGTCAAGGAGCAGTGCGCTGCCGGGGAGTGCGACGCTGTCGGCACGGGAGGCACCGGGGCCGGGTGCGCCCCGGCAGGAACCGGAGGGTGTCATGCGCTTTGA